From Halobacterium sp. R2-5, the proteins below share one genomic window:
- a CDS encoding NYN domain-containing protein, with protein sequence MAPIHAGQRVAVLADSQNLYHSAQSVYSRNIDYSALLEKAVQDRELTRAIAYVIRAQAEDEDSFFEALRDIGFEAKIKDIKTFGDGSKKADWDVGMSLDAVTLADHVDTVVLCTGDGDFSRLCNHLRHEGVRVEVMAFEESTADELIAVADAFVDLSEREETFLL encoded by the coding sequence ATGGCTCCCATCCACGCGGGGCAGCGAGTCGCCGTACTGGCCGACTCGCAGAACCTCTACCACTCCGCGCAGAGCGTCTACTCCCGGAACATCGACTACTCCGCGCTCCTCGAGAAGGCCGTCCAGGACCGCGAACTCACGCGAGCCATCGCGTACGTCATCCGCGCACAGGCCGAGGACGAGGACAGCTTCTTCGAGGCGCTGCGGGACATCGGCTTCGAGGCGAAGATCAAGGACATCAAGACGTTCGGCGACGGCTCGAAGAAGGCCGACTGGGACGTCGGCATGAGTCTCGACGCGGTCACGCTCGCCGACCACGTCGACACCGTCGTGCTCTGCACGGGCGACGGCGACTTCTCCCGGCTCTGCAACCACCTCCGCCACGAGGGCGTCCGCGTCGAAGTGATGGCGTTCGAGGAGTCGACCGCCGACGAGCTCATCGCGGTCGCAGACGCGTTCGTCGACCTCAGCGAGCGAGAGGAGACGTTCCTGCTCTAA
- a CDS encoding PUA domain-containing protein, whose product MQDADVDSLRAVADYQFGAGAGAALFPPEERFEVERSTTGRPQQVARDDGARLVSVGMDGRFTLGAAGGRRLVDDLAHPAARVVVGDDSEPFVREEKNVFAKFVQTVDPDVRAGDEVAVVHERGALLAVGRAELDAGSMLDFDTGMAVMVREGVEK is encoded by the coding sequence ATGCAGGACGCGGACGTGGACTCGCTGCGAGCCGTCGCCGACTACCAGTTCGGCGCCGGCGCGGGCGCGGCGCTGTTCCCGCCCGAGGAGCGATTCGAGGTCGAACGGTCGACGACGGGCCGCCCACAGCAGGTCGCCCGCGACGACGGCGCCCGCCTCGTCTCGGTCGGAATGGACGGCCGCTTCACGCTCGGCGCGGCGGGCGGCCGCCGGCTCGTCGACGACCTCGCACACCCCGCGGCGCGCGTGGTCGTCGGCGACGACAGCGAGCCGTTCGTCCGCGAGGAGAAGAACGTCTTCGCGAAGTTCGTCCAGACCGTCGACCCGGACGTCCGCGCCGGCGACGAGGTCGCGGTCGTCCACGAGCGCGGCGCGCTGCTCGCGGTCGGCCGCGCGGAGCTCGACGCCGGGTCGATGCTCGATTTCGACACCGGGATGGCCGTGATGGTTCGCGAAGGCGTCGAGAAGTAG
- a CDS encoding nascent polypeptide-associated complex protein, with product MFGGGGMNPRKMEQMMKQMGIDVDEIDATEVVIKQADGDELVFDDPDVTKMDARGQETYQIIGEPETRESADDTPAVESGDDAGSEDDGDDGIPQDDVDLVVQRAGVSEDEAREALEANDGDLAAAIADLE from the coding sequence ATGTTTGGCGGAGGCGGCATGAACCCACGGAAGATGGAACAGATGATGAAACAGATGGGCATCGACGTCGACGAGATCGACGCCACCGAGGTCGTCATCAAGCAGGCCGACGGCGACGAGCTCGTCTTCGACGACCCGGACGTCACGAAGATGGACGCCCGCGGTCAGGAGACCTACCAGATCATCGGCGAGCCCGAGACCCGCGAGAGCGCGGACGACACGCCGGCCGTCGAGTCCGGCGACGACGCCGGTAGCGAGGACGACGGCGACGACGGAATCCCGCAGGACGACGTCGACCTCGTCGTGCAGCGAGCGGGCGTCAGCGAGGACGAAGCTCGCGAAGCGCTCGAAGCGAACGACGGCGACCTCGCCGCGGCCATCGCCGACCTGGAGTGA
- a CDS encoding metallophosphoesterase: MLVLGDAHATTADRRQSLFAAYRASDADVALQAGDLMYYDLPLPTYFIGGNNEDFDVIEALRHGRVESDDVSNAVLLHSTVETVAGLRVAGLSGNYAPSRFERSRSELSDERRRHFVRDDVERAKRLDDVDVFIAHEAPHGLPVTEEYDVGCEHIDDILETLEPELCLVGHHHEHAESEFGPTRVVSLAPAWEAYYELDPETLSLSRYDTPPA; the protein is encoded by the coding sequence ATGCTAGTCCTCGGGGACGCACACGCGACGACCGCCGACAGACGGCAGTCGCTGTTCGCCGCGTACCGCGCGTCCGACGCCGACGTCGCGCTCCAGGCCGGGGATCTGATGTACTACGACCTCCCGCTGCCGACGTACTTCATCGGCGGGAACAACGAGGACTTCGACGTCATCGAGGCGCTCCGGCACGGCCGCGTCGAGAGCGACGACGTCTCGAACGCGGTCCTCCTCCACAGCACCGTCGAGACCGTCGCCGGGCTTCGCGTCGCCGGGCTCTCCGGGAACTACGCGCCCTCGCGCTTCGAACGCTCCCGGAGCGAGCTCAGCGACGAGCGCCGCCGCCACTTCGTCCGCGACGACGTCGAACGCGCCAAACGGCTCGACGACGTCGACGTCTTCATCGCGCACGAAGCCCCCCACGGCCTCCCCGTCACCGAGGAGTACGACGTCGGCTGCGAGCACATCGACGACATCCTCGAAACCCTCGAACCGGAGCTCTGCCTGGTCGGCCACCACCACGAGCACGCCGAGAGCGAGTTCGGCCCGACGCGAGTTGTCTCCCTGGCGCCCGCCTGGGAGGCCTACTACGAGCTCGACCCGGAGACGCTGTCGCTGTCCCGGTACGACACGCCGCCCGCCTGA
- the dapA gene encoding 4-hydroxy-tetrahydrodipicolinate synthase, whose product MDDTTLVNGVFPAMTTPFTADGSIDFDRLRAHARRLVDSGVDGVVPVGSTGESATLTHDEHVEVVEEVVDEVGGEVPIIAGAGSNSTHEALGLSQRSVDAGADGILLISPYYNKPEPEGMEAHYREIADRVDAPQIIYNVPSRTGRNIAVETAEALASHENVVGYKAASGDVGRISEVAERTREDDFAVLSGDDGLTLPVISVGGTGTISVTANVEPERVSDLVWSALEGDYETARERHRELEPLNRALFAETNPIPVKAAQEIRGHGPANYRSPLTDASEETRELLREALADLDEREVPA is encoded by the coding sequence ATGGACGACACAACACTCGTGAACGGCGTCTTCCCGGCGATGACGACGCCGTTCACGGCCGACGGCAGCATCGATTTCGACCGACTGCGAGCGCACGCGCGACGGCTCGTCGACAGCGGCGTCGACGGCGTGGTGCCTGTGGGCTCGACCGGCGAGAGCGCGACGCTCACCCACGACGAGCACGTGGAGGTGGTGGAGGAAGTCGTCGACGAGGTCGGCGGCGAGGTGCCGATCATCGCGGGCGCGGGCAGCAACTCCACGCACGAGGCGCTCGGGCTCTCCCAGCGCTCCGTGGACGCTGGCGCGGACGGCATCCTCCTCATCTCGCCGTACTACAACAAGCCCGAGCCGGAGGGCATGGAGGCCCACTACCGGGAGATTGCCGACCGCGTGGACGCACCCCAGATTATCTACAACGTCCCGTCGCGGACCGGCCGGAACATCGCCGTGGAGACCGCGGAGGCGCTGGCGAGCCACGAGAACGTCGTCGGGTACAAGGCGGCGAGCGGCGACGTCGGCCGCATCAGCGAGGTCGCCGAGCGCACGCGCGAGGACGACTTCGCCGTGCTCTCCGGGGACGACGGCCTGACGCTGCCAGTCATCTCGGTGGGCGGCACGGGCACCATCAGCGTCACCGCGAACGTCGAGCCCGAGCGCGTCAGCGACCTCGTGTGGTCGGCGCTGGAGGGCGACTACGAGACCGCCCGGGAGCGCCACCGCGAGCTCGAGCCGCTGAACCGCGCGCTGTTCGCGGAGACGAACCCGATTCCCGTGAAGGCCGCCCAGGAGATTCGCGGCCACGGCCCCGCGAACTACCGGTCGCCGCTGACCGACGCCTCCGAGGAGACCCGCGAGCTGCTCCGGGAGGCGCTCGCCGACCTCGACGAGCGGGAGGTACCCGCATGA
- a CDS encoding tRNA (adenine-N1)-methyltransferase: MILLVREDREFLAAPGDEVHTDLGVIDVPESVDAGDTVETHLGEPFTVRELRGPDLFNHLDRTGAPMMPKDIGLVVGHTGASAGDRVLDAGTGTGVLAAYLGRLGADVVTYERDAEFAEVARDNMELAEVADTVDVRTGDVTDHLGDLSGFDLLTLDTENAPEVVEHADDLLVSGGYAAVYSPFVENARDATLAAEEAGLTNVETIETIQREMDLDERGSRPSTAGVGHTGYLLFARNP, encoded by the coding sequence GTGATTCTGCTCGTCCGCGAGGACCGGGAATTCCTCGCCGCACCCGGGGACGAAGTCCACACCGACCTCGGCGTCATCGACGTGCCGGAGTCCGTCGACGCCGGCGACACCGTCGAGACCCACCTCGGGGAGCCGTTCACGGTCCGCGAGCTACGCGGCCCGGACCTGTTCAACCACCTCGACCGGACGGGTGCGCCGATGATGCCGAAGGACATCGGGCTGGTCGTCGGCCACACGGGCGCGTCGGCGGGCGACCGCGTGCTCGACGCGGGCACGGGCACCGGGGTGCTCGCCGCCTACCTCGGTCGGCTCGGCGCGGACGTGGTGACCTACGAGCGCGACGCCGAGTTCGCGGAGGTCGCCCGGGACAACATGGAGCTCGCGGAGGTTGCCGATACCGTGGACGTCCGCACGGGCGACGTCACGGACCATCTCGGCGACCTCTCCGGATTCGACCTGTTGACGCTGGACACGGAGAACGCGCCCGAAGTCGTCGAGCACGCCGACGACTTGCTCGTCTCAGGTGGGTACGCCGCGGTGTACTCGCCGTTCGTCGAGAACGCCCGCGACGCCACGCTCGCCGCCGAGGAGGCGGGGCTGACGAACGTGGAGACCATCGAGACGATTCAGCGCGAGATGGACCTCGACGAGCGCGGCTCGCGGCCGTCGACGGCGGGCGTCGGCCACACCGGCTACCTGCTGTTCGCGCGGAACCCCTAG